Within the Corynebacterium sp. sy039 genome, the region CGCGGATGAATGCTTCGTAGAGTGGGCGACCGATAAGCGAGATTGCTTTTTCTTCTAAATTGGTAGCATCTTCGGAGTTGATTTCGCTTGATTGCTGCGCAATGAGTTCGCGGGCTTCATCTGGGGAGTAATAACGACCAAAGAATTGGTTAATCAAACCAAGCCCCATCGGGAATTGGTATGCGGTACCTTTGTGCATGGCAAAAACGCGGTGCTGGTATCCGGTGAAGTCGGTGAACTGATTAACATATTTCCACACTCGTTCATTGGAGGTGTGGAATAGGTGTGCACCGTATTTATGGATTTCAATTCCGGTTTCTGGTTCCGCCTCGGAGTAGGCATTGCCGCCAAGGTGGGAGCGACGTTCTACGATGAGAACTTTTTTATCTAGTTGGCTTGCTGCGCGCTCTGCGACGGTAAGCCCAAAAAGACCAGAACCGACCACGATTAAATCGAAATTACTCATAGCCTCGAGACTATCCTAAACCCAGTGCTAATTCAGGGAAGCAACCAGTTAATCACCGATTTAATTGGATTTAATTGCATATGGAATAAAAAATTTTTAGAATTCACAGTTTTCATCGAACACCGCGCTCATGCACCATTTTTCACATATGCAACATAGAAAACTACAGGATTATAGCACCTCATCTGTTTCATTAACCTCATTCATATACTAGACTTGCCAAAGATTGAAAAATGTCCCAGCAGCACCACGACGATATGAGTAACTAAGGGAGTGTTCTACGTGCCGCAACGGAAAAAGAAAAAACTCGCACCGCGCACAGGCTTGAGCGCGCTTATTGTTAAGCCACTCAGCGCGGCTGTCATAACGACCACTGTGGTTGCCACAGGTCTTGTCGCAGCCGGCGGTACCTCCATCCTGCGTACCGACGGCGATGCCATCGCCCCCATCGACCCCACCCTTGCCACTGACTCTCTTGCCTCCGGCGAAAACGTCGTCATTGACGATCCAGCAATCGCCACCCAAGGCACAGGCGAGGCAGCACGCACGGTAAAGCAATTCAACCGTGCTGATGAGTTCTCTCAATTCGCCCTGACCTGGACCGGCGAAAAAGACATAGCCGCCTTTGTGCGTAGTCAACGCAACGACGGTTCGTGGACCTCCTGGTTTAAGGCAGAACCTGCGGATAACGCCGTAGACACCCCAGGTGCAAAGCACGGTACCGACCTGGTTTATGTGGAACCCACTCATACCGTGCAAGTTTCTCTGGCAGGCGTCGATCTGCTCAGCCCAGCTAACACTGATCCTGCTGCACCTGCCTCCGCCGCAGCCAAAGCAGCAGATTTCGACGTAGTGTTCATTGACGGTGGCGAATCCACCACTCCAACTGGTGGCATCAATCTCACCGCAGACTCCGACGGAATGCCACGCGTTATCTCCCGCGCGGGTTGGGGAGCTGATGAGTCGTTACGCTGCCAACAACCTACCTACAACGATGGTGTTTCCGCAGTAACCATCCACCACACAGCTGGTTCCAATGACTACACCGAAGCACAAGCACCTGGTATCGTCCGCGGTGTCTACAAGTACCACGCTCAAACCCTCGGCTGGTGCGATATTGGTTACCAATCCCTTGCTGACAAATACGGCAACCTCTACGAAGGACGTTTCGGCGGTCTGAATAAAGCTGTTGAGGGCGCTCACGCAGGCGGATTCAACGAAAATACCTGGGCAATTTCCATGCTTGGCAACTACGATATTGCAGAAACCACCCCGCAGATGATTAAAGCCGTCGGAGAGCTTGCTGGTTGGCGCGCAAAGGTAGCTGGCTTTGATCCAACTGGTTCCGACACTCACTATTCAGAGGGATCCTCGTACACCAGCTATGCCTATGGCACCCCAGTTACTTTGCCTAATATCTTCGCGCACCGCGACGTTGGTCTAACCTCGTGCCCTGGTGAATATGGTTATGCGCAAATGGATAATATCCGCAGAATTGCCAAAGAAAAATATGATTCTTTGATTGCAGGCGCTAACCCACCTGCACCTGCACCTGCACCTGCACCTGCACCTGCACCTGCACCTGCACCTGCACCTGCGGAGAATAGCACGACAGCAGCACCAGCAACTACTAGCACTGCCGCACCAGTTACCCCTGCGGCGGCAGCAACACCAGCTGCGCTCGTTCCTGCGGCAATCCAAACCACAAGTGCCAAAACCGAAGCAGCAACGACAACTGAACCAACTGTAGTCCCTAGCCCTATTGCCCCAGTGACTCATACCGCTACTACTGCAATAACCACCACTGCTACGGCAACTACTACAGCTATCGAAACAGAGACTGCCACCGAGACAACAACAGCAACAGCAACAAAAACGCTGACCACCCAGGCTGTCGCAGAGCCAGAAACTCATGCGAGCACCACAAACGCTGCTGAACCAACATCTGCGGTGAGCGTCGAAAAGCAGACGCAAGAGCAAAAATCAGCGCCCGAGCATGAGAAAATTGCCCAGGCAGGACTCAGCGAAATCGAGGACACCACCGAGGCTCCTAAGCGACAATCCTCCGGAATCCGCTTGTCTGATTTGCGCGCACTGCTCAATAATATCGCCTCATTCTTCAATGACCTGCGACTCACCCTTGGTTACGCTCACACTGGTTCTGCAACCAGCTCACCGCTGGGCAAACCACGTTCTGGTGTGAATACTTATACTGATTCACAAGGCCAACCCGTGCGCTATGTGCTTTTCGACAATGGAATTCTGGTTGATTCTCAAATCACTGGCGTACAAGCACTGTGGGGTCGCATTGCCGACGCATGGGCTAACCAAGGACTTAGCCTTGGGGCACTCGGCTTGCCGATTAGCCAAGAATACCCAGCTGGCGGGCTTATTCGTGCTGATTTTCAACATGGATACATCACTTTCGACCCAGCCACAGGGCAGATCCAAGTGATTAATTACTAGGACACATCCCTAGAACCAGCGCTCTAGTACCTGCGCCACTCCGTCGTCCGTATGGGGTGGTGCTATTTCTTGCGCAACCTCTTTCACCTCTGGGCGGGCATTACCCATTGCCACGCCATGCCCAACCCAGGAAAGCATTTCGATGTCATTAGGCATATCGCCAAAGGCAATGATTTCATGCTGTGCTACCCCATACTGCTGGGCAAGATAGCGCACCCCGGTAGCCTTGGTGACCCCTGGTGCAGTGAACTCCAGTAATCCCTTGTCCATCGAATAGGTCATATGCACGCGGGTGCTATCAATATGTGGGGCAAGAGCAGCGTACATATCTGCTGCTTTCAGCTCAGGATTCAGCAGGAGCATTTTTACTGCTGGGCGCGCGATAACCTCGTCAGGAGCAGCTATCCCAAACCCCTCTTTGCCAATGAGGTCACTGTAGCGATGATCGGAAATGAACAAGCTATCAACGGGATCATAAGCCGATTGTCCTGCCCGCTCACAGGCTATATTGATCCCGCCCAATGGGGTAAAGACCTCTGTAGCGATGCTATATACATGGCTCATTGCCTCAGGGGTTAGTTCATGCGCGTGCACTATATGGTCATGAGCACTGTCATAAATAACTGCACCATTGGAAAGCACGCATAATGGTTTCTGGCTAAGCTGCTCGACGACCTCCAATAGCCACCTATGCGGTCTGCCCGTCGCTAATGCAAAATGCGTGCCCTGCGAGGTGGCGCGTTCGACGACTGCACGAGTGCGTGGTGCAACTCGAGCATTTTCCCCCAAAAAAGTGCCATCAATATCACTGACAATAAACCGAGGAGCTGCACCAAAATCGACCATAGCCTTTAGCCTACCTCAGTCGTCAGTGCAGCTCTTCTCATGATGAGTAACCTAACGCATAAGCGGGATCAGATTACATCGTCTTCTACAGTGTCTTCCCAGTCTAAGGAGCGCTTTATCGCACGTTTCCACTCACGGTAGAGTTCTTCTACCTTTTCTTTTTCCATCTTTGGTTTCCAGATTGTCGGTTCGCCCTTTTGGGAACCAAGCACCTCGAGATTCTCCCAGAAACCAGCGGCAAGACCAGCAGCAAAAGCGGCACCTGTGGCAGTAGTCTCCACGTTCTTTGGTCGGTGCACGTTCACGCCCAAGACATCAGCCTGGAATTGCATCAGCAGCTCGTTATAGGTCATGCCACCGTCGACGCGCAGGTCAGTGATAGCAACACCAGAGTCTGCAACCATCGCATCGGCGACATCACGGGTTTGGTATGCGGTTGCTTCGAGCACTGCGCGTGCAATGTGATTGCGATTAGCAAAGCGAGTAAGACCAACGATTACACCGCGAGCGTCTGGGCGCCAATATGGGGCAAAAAGTCCAGAGAACGCGGGAACAATATACACACCACCATTGTCTTCTACTGACCTTGCCAAGTTCTCTACCGCAGCTGAGTTAGGAATGAGCTGCAAGTTGTCACGCAGCCACTGCACCAGAGAACCACCCATAGAAACAGAACCTTCGAGAGCATACACTGGTTTTTGCCCTTCGATCTGGTAGCACACAGTGGTAAGCAAGCCATTATCAGACCACTTCGGTGTAGTACCAGTGTTAAGCAGCAAGAATAGGCCAGTACCATAGGTATTCTTGGCATCGCCTGGGCGGAAACAACCTTGACCGAACATTGCCGACTGCTGGTCGCCCAAAATTGCCTTAATCGGCACGCCGCTGAGTGAACCACGTTCCCGAACTTGGTGGAAATCGCCTACCGACGGGCGAATTTCCGGCAACATTGACATAGGAATACCCATAGCCGCACATAGTTCGGTATCCCATTGCAGCGTCTCAATATCCATCAAGAGGGTACGTGAGGCATTCGTTACGTCGGTAGCGTGGAGTGCTTCATGACCATTATCGCCTTCAGCACCACCGGTGAGGTTCCACAGCAGCCACGTATCAGTGGTGCCAAAGAGCAGATCTCCTGCCTCGGCGCGTTCGCGGGCACCAGGTACGTTGTCGAGAATCCATTTGATTTTTGGACCTGATGGGTATGAATTAATCAGCAACCCAGTTTTGCGACGCCACTTGTCAGGGTCTTTGTCGCCAATAAGTTCTTTACAAATCTGCGTGGTACGCGTGTCCTGCCACACGATCGCGTTATACACTGGCTCACCAGTGTTTTTATCCCATACGACCGTGGTTTCACGCTGATTGGTAATACCAATGGCAACCAGGTCAGAAGGAGAAACATCGCCGTCGGCAAGGGCGCTGCCTACTGCGCGACGAGTGTTATCCCAGATCTCTTTCGGGTCATGCTCTACCCAGCCTTTTTGCGGAAAGATCTGCTCGTGTTCGTATTGCCCCACTGAGACTTGATTGCCGTCGTGGTCAAAGATGATAAAGCGAGTAGAGGTAGTGCCTTGGTCAATCGCACCAACATATTTAGTCATAATTTTCCTTCACGTTTTTGGTTTGTATGGTTGTTGTGGGCTTTATCGGCTTTATGTTCACAGCTTTTCGACGCCACGCCGGGCCCCACAGAACTTAAAGAGCAACAAGCGCAAGCAATCCTGTTGCCACGGCAGCAAGCAAGGGACCAACGATAGGAACCCATGCGTATCCCCAGTTCGCGCTACCTTTTCCTTTGATAGGCAGGACAAAGGCATAGGCTAGGCGTGGACCAAAGTCACGCACTGGGTTGATGGCATAGCCTGTAGGAGAACCAAGGGACAAACCAATTCCGACCACTGCGAATGCCACAGCTACATATTTGAGTCCACCGATTTCCCCGCCACTTGGACCAAATGCAATAAAAGACAGAAGTACAAATGTACCAATAAACTCGGTAACCACATTCCAACCATTGTGTGGGTGTGCCGGTGCAGTGAAGAAGATACCGCCGGTATCTTTGTTTGCGCCCGTTTCTTTGCCGTGCTCATCGTAGTTATTCGCGTCGAAAAGCTGCTTAAATGCAGCCCATGCCGCAATCGCCCCGACAAAAGCCCCAGCTAGTTGTCCAACAACATACCAAGGCACTAAAGACCACGCTAAGCTGCCTTTCACGGCGAGCATGAGCGTTACTGCTGGGTTGAGGTGCGCTCCAGACGCGTCGGCAATGCTTGCACCCACAAACACTGCCATGCCCCACCCCAAAGCGATGACGATCCAGTCAGAGTTTTTGGCTGCAGAGGTGCGCAAAGTATTTAATGCACATACGCCATTGCCAAGCAAGAGCAGTATTGCTGTTCCAAAAAACTCCCACATCATCAATGATGCACCGGACATATTTTTGCCTTTCTACTTCTACTTTCCTTCGACCTAGAGCTCAGTTATTTCCGCTCTGGTATCAGCCGCAGCTGTGACAATGCCATTTGCTTCCTCGTCGGTGAGGGCTTGTTCTGCTTCTAATTCAGCCGCAACACGCGCACGGAAGTTTTTAAGCTCAGCTGCAATGTGTGTGTCATCCCAACCCAATAGCGGGGCGACGAACTTCGCTACGTCTTCAGCACTATCGACACCACGATGGCCATATTCCATTGCCACGCGCAATCGACGATTCAGAATATCCTCTAAATGCAATGCCCCTTCATGGGTAACTGCATAGCGAACCTCAGCCCATATATAGCCCTGTGCTGCTGTTACTGGTTCAAGCAAAGAGGAATCTTCTTGGGCTGGTGCCAGCACTTCCGCAATAAGAGAGCCATAGCGATTGAGTAGGTGCTGCACAGTTTTTTCGGTAATGCCATAGCGCCGCGCCAACGCTGGCACTTGATTAGCCAAAGCATGATAACCATCAGCACCCAAAATAGGGGTGCGATGAGTGATGGATTCAGAAACAGCAGAAGATAATTCTTGTGCAGCTAAATCCACAGCGTCTTTGCCGATAACTCGATATGTGGTGTACTTGCCACCTGCTACCGACACTAAACCAGGCAACACCTTTGCCACAGCATGATTGCGAGAAAGATTCGACGTGGAATCAGATTTTCCACTGAGCAAAGGACGCAAACCTGAGTACACGCCCACAATATCTTGATGAGTAATTGGGTTTGCGACGCGCTGATTAACCTGGTCAAGGATGTAATCAATGTCAGCACGGGTAGGAGCTGGATCAGGTTTGGATAGATGTCTTTCCCAATCGGTATCAGTAGTACCGATAATCCAATACTCACCCCACGGAATAACAAAAAGTACTGATTTTTCAGTAACAAAACACAATGCTGCCTCGGCATCAAGTTTTGCTTTCGGAACCACAATATGCACACCTTTAGAGGCATGAACAGAAAACTTACCTTGTGCACCTGCAAGTTTTTCTATTTCGTCATTCCACACTCCGGTGGCATTGATAAAGACCTTGCCTTTGATTGTGGTCTGTTCGCCTGTGTCGCTGTCTCGCAAAGTAGCAGCAACTACTCGGTTGCCTTCTTTCACAAAATCTACTAGCTGCGTCGAGGTGCGCACTGTTGCCCCATACTCCGCGGCAGTTCTCAGCACTGTCATGGTATGACGAGCGTCGTCAACGAGAGTGTCATAGTAGCGCACCCCACCGACGATGGCATCATTTTTGAGCCCCGGTGCAATGTTGAGCACACCCTTACGACTCAGGTGCTTTTGCATCGGTACTGATTTCGCGCCACCCATGAAGTCGTACAAGGTAAAGCCACCAAACATCATCACGCGTTCCCAAATGCGATGCGTCAGCGGGAAGATAAAGCGTAATGGCTTCACCAAATGCGGTGCCAGGGTAGACATATTGAGCTCACGCTCATGGAGTGATTCGGCAACAAGACGGAAGTCAAGCATTGCGAGATAGCGCAGTCCACCGTGGAACATTTTAGAAGATCGTGATGAGGTGCCGGCGGCAAAATCACGCGCTTCAATCACGGCAGTTTTAAGACCACGTGTTGCAGCGTCTACTGCCGCACCTGCTCCCACGGAGCCACCGCCAATGATGACTACGTCGTATTCTTCTTCACTAAACTTTTGCCATGCCTGCGCAAAATAATCAGGGTTAAACTGCTGTGTGCTTGTCGATGCCATATCTTATGGCAACTCCTCTCAGCCAGGTTGTAGTGCACCAGATACTGCAGATACCGCAGATAGATTATCTCGGGTTCTTCAGTTTTCAGTGCATAGGTATTTGTCATTCCGTTCTACATAGTATGCCTAAACATAACATCAAGAGTATGTGATGGTACTCACAAATCACTATATAACCTATAAGCTGGCTCTATAGAAAAACATAGAAACCACTAGTAGCACTCCGCCCCTTTTCGGGGGAAGTCCTATACAAACCCACGCCCTCCGACGCCCATCACAAGACCTCACTGATTGAATTTCTTTTTCACTATTTTCTTAGTGAAAATTTGTCAATATACTATAGAATTAACTTGTCTATCATTAGTAGACTGACCATGTGAAGCGAAGTGCAGTAATCAAAAAACTTCGATATGAGGCAAAGCGAAGAGGATTAGAATTTGTAGAAATTAAGCTCAGCCGTCACGATGCCTATCGTGTCGGTAACACAACGAGAACTCTTGGGCGACACCGAGAAATAGACGATACCACTGCAAGGAAATTCTTTGACCAATATGCCTCTGAACTAGGAAAAGGATGGTGGCGATAATGGCAACATTCACAGTTACAGCCGAACGTGGCTCCTCTAGCCCAGTATGGGTTTTAGAATGCGCACAAGTAGGAGCAGTCTCCCAGACCAAAAGACTCGATCATGCAGCGGAAGAAATGCGTGAAGCAATTGCGTATCAAGCAAAAATTGATCCAGCCGAGGTTGAAATCATCATTAAACCAATCCTGCCTTCCGCAGTGGCAGAATTAAAAACCCATGCCGACCTGTTAAAACAACAAGCAGAAGAAACAAAAAAAGAAGCCTCCGACGCCCATCACAAACTAGCGTCGGAAATGAAAAAACAAGGCTTTAGTGTTCGAGAAATAGGCATCATCCTAGGTGTTTCCTACCAGCGTGCGGCGCAACTTGCCGCACGCTAACCCTCTGGCGCTATCCCCGCAACCTACGCGCTAATCAATAGGAAACTCAGCAGCACATTGACAATGGTCGCCACAATCATCGGCACCGATGTGCGTTTCACTAAGCGAATCGGATCCACTTTAATCGCAGCACACACAATAAGCACTGCTGCATTTACCGGAGATACCTGACGCATAAGATTAGAAGTACCCCAGATGGCAGTAAGCATTTGCGCAGGATAAATGCCCATTTGCTGAGAAATCTTGGGGACGACCTCAGCAAAAGCAAAGTATGGTGCGGTGCCTGAGCCAGTCAGAGATGCCATCACAGCAGTCGCAGCCACAAAAATCAGTACCACTATTATTGCGGCACCAGAAGTATGTTCCGTGGCGTCGATAAGCATAGAAATAATACCCAACTGGGTAATACCCTCGATCAATACCGCAGCAGCAACCAACAATGCCACCACGCCAGCAGCACCCTCACCCATGCCACTGAAGAACGACTTGAGCGAATCAACACTATGCGCGATATTGCGATGACGAATCACCTCGATAAGCAATGCAATGAACAAAGAAAGCACTGTCACCGGCAAAATTTCCGCCTCAAAAGACAAAATACCCATATTCTTAAGCAATGCAGACACCACAATAAGCACCAAAGGCAACAGCGGCAAAACAGCGTAATACGCAGGTAGTTTTTGAGCTTTCTCCAATGCCGCCGCAGTAGTGACATCATGAGCCAAGGCTCCTGCACTAGCACCTGCTTTTTCTTTCCTATCGCAACGTCGCTGCCACCACATATGCACAAAAGCAGTAATAATGATGGTAGGCACAGTAGACCTGGCAACAAAACCATACACAAAGGTAGAAATAGGCATATCAGCCAAAGAAGCACCTTGAATAAGTCCCGCCTCCAAAGGAGTAGGCACAATCGTCGACGACGTAACCACAATGGCGGCCACAGTCAACGGGGTCAAACCAGCAGCAATAAGTGCCGGCATGAGAGTGGCGACCAAAAGCAAAGAAAGCGCAGAGGTAGACGCGATCACCATTGACAATAACGTGCCAATGAAATAGCCCAATGGCACCAACCAATACGAACCATTAAAACGCTGTAATGGCTTAGAAAGCATCACCACGGCTTTAGTGTCAGCACCGATATGGCTCATATAGGACACAAAGCCAAAGAGCACCATAATCGCCATGCCAATTCCAGAAAAACGCGCCTTAAACAGGGCTTCTACTACCAAAAGCTGATCGTAGAAAGCATTTCCTGAAGACTCTATCTCTGTAGTGGGTTGCGCTTTGCCCAACAGTGCTGCAAGCATAAGCACGATCACACCAACGGCAAAAATTGATGCCGCCGCATTGACTTTTCGCACGATTAGATATATCACTGCGGCTACTGCCAGCGCGGCAATAATGAGATACACCATGATTAATCTCCTTTGACAGTTTTTTAAGCAGTATCCTGGTTATTCTTCAGAATTAACTCCACGATATTGGCAACGCCTTCGTCATCACGCGCACTCGTCAAAGATGACGCGCGCTGCACCACGCTTGGGGCGCTGCCATAGAGCGCAACACACGTTCCGACCTGTGACATGAGCACCAGATCACTCTGCGTACCAGCAAAAAGCACTGCATCCTCTGCAACACATGGCTGTTTCTGACGCGCAGCCATAGTCATAACTTGCGATAAGGCACTCGCCTTATCGACGCCCTGCGCACCCACAATTACGCCTTTTGCATAGGGGGTAACGCACAGCATTTCCGCGAGCTTGGTCACAATATCTTTGTGTTGTACTGGGTCAAGCTCAACCTTGCCACTGAGGATCATGCCATCGACGCCAGACCAGGAAACCAGTAATTTATTTTCTTCTAATAGCGCAGTCACTTGCTCAATATGCGCGGCAGAAATACCAATGACCTCAGCATTATCAGTATTATCAGCATGAGTAATCAAGGCACCATTGTGTGCAATATACCAACTCTGTGGGAACAGCGTACGCACATCTTCCCGAGGCGCTTGTTCACTCGTGAAAATGAGCGTGGTGCCCCGCTCGGCAATATCGGTTAGTGCCGCAACGGTACGTTGTGGCACTGGCTCCCCAGTAGGACAAAGAGTATGCTCTACGTCGCAAATAAGTGCCGAAGGAAGAGCAGAAAACTCCGTTTTTACCCGGTGTGGCAAAGAAGACACGATAAGCCGCGAATATGCCCCCACATTAACCAAGGCTTCTTCAAGCGCTGACCCCTCATAAATTTCTCTACTGGTATGTGCTAAAGAGGCATACATACTCGCAATTTCCGCCCGCAACTGCTGTACGCTGGCAGTAACTCGCCCCTTGCCTTCATGCAAACCTCGCGAGGTTTCACTCAACACCGCATCCAAGTTCTCTTTGAGCCAGGTCATTTGACTACTTGCAGCTAGTCTCGACTTCTGCTCTGCTGTCTCAGCAAAAATCGCTCGCGTTGCTTCCTCAACCTTGCTGCGCAGGCGCGTTAAGTCTTCGCTCAACCGACGAACACGATGGCGTTCTTCTTCAACAGCTTGATCTCTTTGCTCCATTTCTTCCAGACTGGGCGCGCCTCCGCCTAAACGAGCAGGAACCCAATATGCCCCAGCAGGGAAATCACCACATTCCTCTTGGTACTGCTGCCATACTTCAGCTAACGCATCACTCATGATCTGGTGCAGTTGTGCATTATCTGCCTCGACGTCGCCAGTTGGATAAAAAGGTGGGCAGGCTTTCACCATGATTGGGATATGCGAACGACCCATATTACGCTTATGCCCTTTTGTCCATATCCGCTGCGAACCAAAAATGATTTGGACAATAACAGGCACCCCTGCCTCGTGGGCAATTCTGACTGCACCGGTGCGCAATGACCGAATCTCAAAACTACGCGAGATCGTTCCCTCTGGGAAAATGCCAACTAAATCGCCTGCTTTTGCTTTGGCAACTGCTTTATCAAAGGAAGATGACCCATCAATGCGATCAACGGGAATATGCCCCATGATCTGCATGAGTGAGCCAATAATCGGTTTCTGAAAAATGGACGCTTTAGTGAGATAATGCACCACGCGCCCTTTGGTTCGGGGCAAAAAGCCACCGAAGATAAAATCTAAATAGCCAGTGTGGTTAATGGCAAGGACTGCACCGCCGGACTCAGGAATATGCTGCTCACCAATAAGATGCAACTTGATGTCTTGCAGTTTAGTAATACCACGAATTATCTCAGTAATACCGCGATATATTGTTTTGCTCTCACGCATAATCATCAAGCTCCGAGTCGGCAAGGGTACAGGTCAGGTACATATATTTAATGTCTACTTAATAAGTATGGCAAGAAAATATCCTGCCGTCTTTGTTCGTCCCCTTCCCCACCCCCTTTTAAGTACATAAATAAACAGCTCACCACCCTGTAGTGAGCTGCTTATGGAATTCCTTGCGCCTTGTGCTAGATATTATTTCGCGCTGCGCACAGGTTCAATAACCTCTTTGCCAACAAAAGGTCGCAACGCCTCAGGCACGACGACGCTACCGTCTGCTTGTTGATTATTCTCCAAAATGGCAACCAACCAGCGAGTCGTCGCAAGTGTGCCATTAAGTGTGGCAGCAACCTGGGTCTTTCCGTTTTCATCACGGTATCTGGTTTGTAAACGACGCGCCTGGAATGTGGTGCAATTAGAGGTAGAAGTAAGCTCTCGATAAGTGCCTTGAGAAGGAACCCACGCCTCTGTGTCGAACTTACGAGCCGCCGAGGAACCTAAATCGCCACCTGCAACATCAATGACGCGATAAGGAACCCCCACTGCTGCCAGCATTTCTTTTTCCATATCCAATAACGCCTGGTGCTGGGCTTGTGCTTCCTCGGGCTTGCAATACACAAACATCTCTAGTTTATCGAATTGATGCACGCGCAAAATACCACGAGTATCTTTGCCATAGGAACCAGCTTCACGACGGAAACAAGATGACCAACCAGCATATTTCTTCGGCCCCTGAGAGAGGTCAATGATCTCATCCTGATGATAGCCGGCAAGAGCCACCTCTGAGGTACCCACCAAATACAATTCATCGCGCTCAAGATAATAAATCTCATCTGCGTGCGCCCCCAAGAAACCAGTGCCTTGCATCACCTCAGGGCGAACAAGAACTGGTGGAATCATCAGCTCAAACCCAGCAGCACGTGCTTTTTGTGCAGCGAGCATCAACATTCCCAGCTGGAGGAAAGCGCCATCACCAGTGAGGTAATAGAATCTGGCACCGCCTACTTTTGTACCGCGCTTGACGTCGATAAGCCCCAAAGATTCACCCAGGTCAAGGTGATCTTTTACCTCAAAATCAAATGTGGGTTGCTGGCCGA harbors:
- the dcuC gene encoding C4-dicarboxylate transporter DcuC produces the protein MVYLIIAALAVAAVIYLIVRKVNAAASIFAVGVIVLMLAALLGKAQPTTEIESSGNAFYDQLLVVEALFKARFSGIGMAIMVLFGFVSYMSHIGADTKAVVMLSKPLQRFNGSYWLVPLGYFIGTLLSMVIASTSALSLLLVATLMPALIAAGLTPLTVAAIVVTSSTIVPTPLEAGLIQGASLADMPISTFVYGFVARSTVPTIIITAFVHMWWQRRCDRKEKAGASAGALAHDVTTAAALEKAQKLPAYYAVLPLLPLVLIVVSALLKNMGILSFEAEILPVTVLSLFIALLIEVIRHRNIAHSVDSLKSFFSGMGEGAAGVVALLVAAAVLIEGITQLGIISMLIDATEHTSGAAIIVVLIFVAATAVMASLTGSGTAPYFAFAEVVPKISQQMGIYPAQMLTAIWGTSNLMRQVSPVNAAVLIVCAAIKVDPIRLVKRTSVPMIVATIVNVLLSFLLISA
- a CDS encoding 1-acyl-sn-glycerol-3-phosphate acyltransferase translates to MRESKTIYRGITEIIRGITKLQDIKLHLIGEQHIPESGGAVLAINHTGYLDFIFGGFLPRTKGRVVHYLTKASIFQKPIIGSLMQIMGHIPVDRIDGSSSFDKAVAKAKAGDLVGIFPEGTISRSFEIRSLRTGAVRIAHEAGVPVIVQIIFGSQRIWTKGHKRNMGRSHIPIMVKACPPFYPTGDVEADNAQLHQIMSDALAEVWQQYQEECGDFPAGAYWVPARLGGGAPSLEEMEQRDQAVEEERHRVRRLSEDLTRLRSKVEEATRAIFAETAEQKSRLAASSQMTWLKENLDAVLSETSRGLHEGKGRVTASVQQLRAEIASMYASLAHTSREIYEGSALEEALVNVGAYSRLIVSSLPHRVKTEFSALPSALICDVEHTLCPTGEPVPQRTVAALTDIAERGTTLIFTSEQAPREDVRTLFPQSWYIAHNGALITHADNTDNAEVIGISAAHIEQVTALLEENKLLVSWSGVDGMILSGKVELDPVQHKDIVTKLAEMLCVTPYAKGVIVGAQGVDKASALSQVMTMAARQKQPCVAEDAVLFAGTQSDLVLMSQVGTCVALYGSAPSVVQRASSLTSARDDEGVANIVELILKNNQDTA
- the serS gene encoding serine--tRNA ligase gives rise to the protein MIDLKFLRENPDIVRQSQLTRGEDPALVDQLIAADELRRQAIQTADELRAEQKAFGKKIGQADPAERPALLQGSNELKAKVKQAEEDQKHAEETVSALQMRLGNIVEGAPAGGEDDYVVLEHVGQQPTFDFEVKDHLDLGESLGLIDVKRGTKVGGARFYYLTGDGAFLQLGMLMLAAQKARAAGFELMIPPVLVRPEVMQGTGFLGAHADEIYYLERDELYLVGTSEVALAGYHQDEIIDLSQGPKKYAGWSSCFRREAGSYGKDTRGILRVHQFDKLEMFVYCKPEEAQAQHQALLDMEKEMLAAVGVPYRVIDVAGGDLGSSAARKFDTEAWVPSQGTYRELTSTSNCTTFQARRLQTRYRDENGKTQVAATLNGTLATTRWLVAILENNQQADGSVVVPEALRPFVGKEVIEPVRSAK